DNA from Microtus ochrogaster isolate Prairie Vole_2 unplaced genomic scaffold, MicOch1.0 UNK27, whole genome shotgun sequence:
TATTAAGGGTGTTAAACAGGTGGATCAAGAAGAGTTTAATATGTGTGGGAATGGTGTTGTAGGGCCAAGAGGAGGGCAGAATTGGAGCACAGGAGCTGTTGTAGCCACAGTCTAGCCTGGCAGGGACTGGGACACCTCCTAGAGCCATCTGTAGCAGTTATGAACAGTCACCTTTCATGTTAGGgtcccatgggtgctgggaggtCACAGGACTCTGAACTAGGCCTCCCATCCTGGCCCCATCTTGGTATATAGAAGGCAGAGGCTCAAGCCTGAATACAGCAGTCCTGCAGAGTCAGGTCTGGGACCCACAGACTTGGGGGAGGATCCCCTTCTCAGGCCCCTTTGTTTTTCCCAACAGGATCTTCTCTGCCTATATCAAGGAGGTAGAGGAGCGGCCAGCCCCGACACCATGGGGCTCTAAGATGCCCTTTGGGGAGCTGATGTTTGAGTCGAGCAGCAGTTGTGGCTGGGTGCATGGCGTCTGCTTCTCGGCCAATGGGAGCCGTGTGGCTTGGGTCAGCCATGACAGCACTGTGTGTCTGGCAGACGCTGACAAGAAGATGGCGTGAGTATGGGAacagaggtggggaggacagTGGTAACTGAAGTACAGAGCAGGAGTGAAAGGGACAGCATGGCTGACCCATTTCTCTTTCAGTGTTGCAACCCTGGCCTCGGAAACCTTGCCACTCCTGGCCATCACCTTCATCACAGAAAATAGTCTAGTGGCAGCGGTAAGTGGCCTTTGGGGATACAAGGGCAGAGGCCAGTAAGTAGTCCCTTTTCACTCAACCTTCCCTCCCTCCGCATCCATATATTATGTACAACTGTCTGGGTTATGCTGTACTAACAAAATTTCCCAGCTGTGTGGCATGACAAAAGGgtatagagtctcactatgttgcctaagctagtcttcccttttccctctgagTTCTCCAGGCTTGCCTTTAGTTCTGTAACCCAGGCCAGCCTCCTGAGTAACTGAATTGCACGTTCTTGCTGGCACATCTATccagtgtgggtgttggggaaCGGGGGGGACACTCTGACCCTGAAGAAGACTTCATTTCCAATGCTTCCCCAGCTGTCTTGAGTGCAGAAGAATCCTAGAATCATGCCCTAACATCTTTGCTTACACTGATCAGTGCAAATGACAGGGTCATACCTAACTGGAAAGGCATGTGGCCTATGGGATTGCTCTGGGAGTGAAAGCACTCTGATGACTCCAAGTCCTGGATCccacagtgaaaggagaaaaccaactctcacaggttgtcttctgacctcaacatgcACCCATACACCAAATTAGAAGCAGGCCCGCGGGAATGAACTAAGAGTCACCAAGTGTCCTGAAACCTACTGTCCCTTCTGCCCACTATTCTATTAATATGGAGGTTGCCAAGTTTGCTTTCTATCTGGAGGGTCACCCAGCTAGGATGGAGGTCCACCTAATGAAAGGGCCCCAGACATGCCTTGCATAGTGGAGGAAGGGCAGCCTTCTTAACTGTGCCTACTTGATACATCTGAGGCTGAGGTCCCTCTCTCTGGCTCTTGGTCTATCTCCCAGCTGGGGCATTAGTCTCCTGGTAGCCAGATGCCCTCATGGTCATGTTCCACCTCAAACCTCAGTTTTCCTGTTTTAAGAGTCCCTACCTCAAATGATGCTTCAATGGTACTCCTGTTCGTTCTCAGGGCCACGACTGCTTTCCTGTGCTGTTTACCTATGACAGTGCTGCGGGGACATTGAGCTTTGGTGGTCGGCTGGACGTGCCCAAGCAAAGCTCCCAGCGTGGCCTGACAGCCCGCGAACGCTTCCAGAACCTGGACAAGAAGGCCAGCTCTGAGGGTGGTGCAGCCACGGGCGCTGGCCTAGACTCACTGCATAAGAACAGTGTCAGGTGCTTCTGCAGACACTGGAGAACACTAGGCTAGGGTGGGAGCCAGAGGGAGGTGGGGATGAAACAGCACAATGCTGGAGGAGGCACTAGGCGGAAGCAGGCTACACTCAAATAGTAGGAACTCTCTTAGCAGTCAGCCTAGCTTTACTTGTGTGGCTGGCAGGACTTGCCTAGGCATGATGGGGCCTCTAGGATGTTGCCGTGACTGGTGGGCTTCCTGGGAGTGGGTCCCTTCCTAGATTCCTTCCAAGTGTGAGAGACCCTCCAAAACCCCAGAGCCACAGGGGTCTACCCTGTAGCATACTAGGTATCAGGGACTCTACATTCTCTATACATTCGGGCTTGTCCTTGTCTAGGCCTCAAGGTTCTTGTTCTTTGTAGTTTTCATGGGAATAGGTCTGGGCACTTGTGGCCAGCAAGCCAAGCCTCTAAACCCAATATTCCTACAGTCAAATCTCGGTGCTCAGTGGAGGCAAGGCCAAGTGCTCGCAGTTCTGCACCACAGGCATGGATGGTGGCATGAGCATCTGGGATGTGAAGGTAAAGCTGCCCCTGcaccccctccctcttttctccttgGCAGCTGCCCCCGGGGCTTGGGACGGGGAATCATTTTCTGACCTATGTGGTTGCATGCCCTTCTGTTGGGATTAGGACTCTGCCCTCTTTTGTGCTGGGGCTGAGATGGGTGTGGGGTGTCTGCAGGACAGCAGAGAACCATCCTGTCCATTCTCTACTTGCAGAGCTTGGAGTCAGCCTTGAAGGACCTGAAGATCAAATGAGCGGTGGAGTGCCACCCTCAtcccagctgctgggaaagaaggaaaggggctggggaggctAAGGGTTGCTTTGCTGAATGCTTCTAGGGTGCCAGTACAGGGAGAAGACAGGTAGAAACTTTCCTACCTATTTAAGGAACATGTTAAAGAAATGCTTTTACTTAttgcttaaaaaagaaagaaaaaaaaaagcccctaaACACAATGCTGGTCATGAATCGCTTCAGAATATGGGGTAATAAACACACCAACTGTGGACAGGCCTGTCTGTGTCTCAAAGAAGCTGTATGGGTGTGGGCTGCTGGAAAAAATACTGACCTTCTCTCCTGACAGCGCTTCAGGTCAGATTCTAACAAACGTACACATTACTCCGGATCATAATGGAAATCTTTTATAGTGTGGGCAGCTGATTTTTGGCAAATGTTCAGTCTCCTATTTCTATTTTAGCCTGAGACCTTTTGTCACATGCTTTGGGTTACCAGCATCTGAGCTGGTAAATTCCATCAAGGATTTCCTAATGGGGAAAAACCATCATTCTGTAAGACATTACCCTAACAGCCCCAAGCCATACGAGCTCTTGATTCAACCCAGGTCTAAAGAGTTTGCAAGACAGTCAGATTCTATGCTGAAGGCCATTCATGGTTCTCCTTCAGATGGGCAAAGGGCTCCACCAACCCTCAACCACACTCTGCTAAATAGCTACCTTCTTTGGCCCTGAGAGAGACTTCCCCTCTAGAGGCTATTAATTAGACTTAGGCCCAAGGGAATATGGTAGAGATCACTAGGAAATGGACTCAATGCCATGCCATCATGTTGCTTGATCCTCTGGCAACCGCACCACCCCTATTTGTACCCTGACACACCcataaacaccccccccccccacacacacacagaagctccCTGATCTCTGGGGATGCACAAAGGACAATGCCATTCAGGTGAAGCATCCTGCTCAGATGGGGACAGGACATGAGCCTTTCACTGGTCCTGAATGCACAAGTAACTCACTGGCTGTGTTAACGTACGTCTGCTGCTTCAACAGCCATAATGCTAAGTATCAAGTTGGTAGCTTAGGCTGTGGTGAGTGCCGGGCATTACCTTTGAGAGATTTCCTCTAGCAGAGGATTAGGAAATCAACAGGCAGGCAGTACCTGGAGGCCCACAGGGGAAACTCAGCACTGCTCTTTGCTGTAGGTTGAGTACTCACCCTATTCTGATACTGAGATCTAGGCCCTGCACCTTGCTTGGTGGCTGTTTTCCCAGGTAGGCATGTGCCCTGAACCCTGCTGGTACCTGCCATGAGCAAAATTAgggtacagaggccagaagacgaaTTGTCATACAAGGATTACGATAATGTTGTTTAATCTGCCAAATATACAAGTTGAATTTAAGGAGCGTGTCTTGTCTGGGTGATGCACAGTAACCAGAGGTTTCTTGAAATGATCAATGGGTAGGGTTAAAAATGGCTACTAGCCCTGACCAGGTGAATGGAAAGGGGGCAGAACAGGTCAGAGAGGAGAGGCCTCATTGGACGGAACTGGCCAGGCACAAACCTCGGACCCTTAGGGGCACAGGCTTCCTTGACAGCCCCTGAGTGAGCACCCAGACAACAACCTGGGCTGGTTGTTATCAACTCCCACAGCAGCTGCCTGCTGGCATTaattctcccccctcccccacgtGCAATCTACTGGACAAATGGAATCTCTTTACCCTACTTCCCAGGCACCccttaaaaacagcaaaaacattcAAATGGTTATGTATGAAATGCTGTCCTGCATCTTTCTGTCTCAAAGATAGCagcttgcccctcccccagcccccccccacatCCCCTGAACAATTTCTGTGCCAAGATGAAGAAGAGGCCCCAGGCCGTGGGGGCTCCTGGCCATGAGGGGCTGCTGCAGCGGCGCCAGAGCACAGGGTGGGTGAGacatggcagaggtcctggcGGCACGGCCCAGTTCCCTGGCATCTCCTCCCACAGGCCAGCTTACTTATTCAGGGAGAGTGACTGCATTCGTTTTCCTGACAAAGTTGCGTCATCTTTtgctgaaggaagggaagggtggggaTTAGAACACAGCAAAAACAACTCCCACATCCCTCTGAATCACAGGGCTTCGGGACCAAGGCCTCAGAAAACATTTTGTGCAAACTGGCTAACAGATAGGAAGAGAGCCAAGAAGGATCCAGGCTGCCACCTGAGGGAGAGGATTTCTGCTAAGGCCACATGGCCCAGATTCCTGTCACACTTGAATGGCCGTCACTGCCCTGTCAAAAGCTGCCTGTCCATTCAGGCCCACCAACATATGGTCTGGTGACTATTGAGAACTTCTGGCATCCCTGGCAGAACCCTGCAATTCTAACCTTCGTGTATGTCTAATGTCTTAAGTCAGCAACAATACCTAGCTACATGTCAAGTTCTTCCTTGCTTAGAGTTTGGGAAGCCGAATGAGTTAGGATAACTAAGCGTAGGAAAGGGATAGATGCCCCAGTGAGTTCACAGTTCTAGATGTCAGTTTCCTAATAATTCAGTAAATAGGAAAGAGAGCTAAGGGCGTTCATAGCCATCCTTGCCTCCTTTCCCATGGAAGGTCTCAAGTAAAGTGTTTCCCTATACTAGACACCCCAAGGCCTGTGAGAACCTAGATAACCTTTAGATGGCCAGGTGAGGAGTGGATACAGGTATGATGcctggcatctttttcttttatatatagcTCCACCATCTCAAGCCCCTGAAAGGATGGTGGCAACTTCAAAGACCTGAGCTGCCTCTCAAAGGCTGCCTGCTGCTGAAGTCAGTGACTGTTAGATAATGCTCTACTGATCCCAACCCTCATCTACTCCATGATGGTGGGCAAGAGTATCTATTTCCCCCAGAGATTGCATGGCTTTACTGGGTCACATGGTGATCAGGCAGCTGTCATTCCTTAgcccctcccacatcagacagggtTCAGGGTCCTACCTAGAACCAAGCAGGTAACTGCACCCAGAGCCAACAGACCTGGACctacctttcctctcctcttctttctttcttgctgctTCCTCTCGCTGTTTCCGGATGATTGCCAGCCGGGCAAGATCAGCCTTGGCctgctctgtcttcccagccAAATGCATCTTCATGTAGCGctcctttgctttctgcttttcgaTTTCTTCTCTGTTTGTATAAAATGTTGTCATGGGCTAGTTTTCCCACCACAGTTAGCTGGGCTAGACATGGGAGTAAGCACTCAGGtgcaaaggaaaaggagggtATGCTCTGGTTCCAAGTGTCTCTGTGGacaccccccaaacaaacaaggagAGGGAATGGGCCCAGAAGGCAAACCTGTGAGAACCTTGGCACAAGGGACAATGCTGATGTCTGAAAACTTGAGTTTAGTGGCCAAAATGAGAACGTGGAACTCAAATGGAGTGCACTGTGTTTCAGACAAGATAATCATAACCAAAAAGGTACAGGGCAGGGAATGCAAGCCACAAAtgatgggaaagagacagaaccTGTCTTCAGGGCAGTCTTACAGTCGCTTACGTGTACCTCCCAAGCAGGTTAACCCCCTCAGGTGGGGTGTGAGAACAAAAGCAGATTCATTGGGACAAGGGTGTGATCAGTAATCAACTGTCTAAATAGAGTGTGAAAGGCCATCAATCTCTGTGTGGTTCTGACTAGGAGGGCTGTCTAACACATGAGAACACAGGGTTCCATTTGCACTAAAACCTTGGAGGAGTCAAATA
Protein-coding regions in this window:
- the Arpc1b gene encoding actin-related protein 2/3 complex subunit 1B, yielding MAYHSFLVEPISCHAWNKDRTQIAICPNNHEVHIYEKSGTKWNKVHELKEHNGQVTGIDWAPESNRIVTCGTDRNAYVWTLKGRTWKPTLVILRINRAARCVRWAPNENKFAVGSGSRVISICYFEQENDWWVCKHIKKPIRSTVLSLDWHPNNVLLAAGSCDFKCRIFSAYIKEVEERPAPTPWGSKMPFGELMFESSSSCGWVHGVCFSANGSRVAWVSHDSTVCLADADKKMAVATLASETLPLLAITFITENSLVAAGHDCFPVLFTYDSAAGTLSFGGRLDVPKQSSQRGLTARERFQNLDKKASSEGGAATGAGLDSLHKNSVSQISVLSGGKAKCSQFCTTGMDGGMSIWDVKSLESALKDLKIK